A window from Mycolicibacterium tokaiense encodes these proteins:
- the clpB gene encoding ATP-dependent chaperone ClpB, with protein MDSFNPTTKTQAALTSALQAATAAGNPEIRPAHLLMALLTQNDGIAAPLLEAVGVDPATIRTEAERQIARMPSASGANSTPQLSRESLAAITAAQQLATEMDDEYVSTEHLLFGLATGDSEVAKLLTGHGASPQALRDAFVKVRGSARVTSPDPEGTYQALEKYSTDLTAAAREGKLDPVIGRDNEIRRVVQVLSRRTKNNPVLIGEPGVGKTAIVEGLAQRIIAGDVPESLRDKTVVSLDLGSMVAGAKYRGEFEERLKAVLDDIKNSAGQVITFIDELHTIVGAGATGESAMDAGNMIKPMLARGELRLVGATTLDEYRKYIEKDAALERRFQQVLVGEPSVEDTVGILRGLKDRYEVHHGVRITDSALVAAATLSDRYITSRFLPDKAIDLVDEAASRLRMEIDSRPVEIDEVERLVRRLEIEEMALAKETDAASVDRLEKLRAELADHKEKLSELTTRWQNEKGAIDVVRELKEQLDSLRGESERAERDGDLAKAAELRYGRIPEVEKKLDALLPAAEARENVMLKEEVGPDDIADVVSAWTGIPAGRMLEGETAKLLRMESELGKRVIGQRKAVTAVSDAVRRSRAGVADPNRPTGSFMFLGPTGVGKTELAKALAEFLFDDERAMVRIDMSEYGEKHSVARLVGAPPGYIGYDQGGQLTEAVRRRPYTVILFDEIEKAHPDVFDVLLQVLDEGRLTDGQGRTVDFRNTILILTSNLGAGGTEEMVMAAVRSAFKPEFINRLDDVIIFDGLNPEELVSIVDIQLAQLQKRLAQRRLTLEVSLPAKKWLGERGFDPLYGARPLRRLVQQAIGDQLAKMLLAGEVHDGDVVPVNLSADGEHLILG; from the coding sequence GTGGACTCGTTCAACCCGACCACGAAAACCCAGGCGGCGCTGACGTCGGCACTGCAGGCGGCCACCGCTGCCGGCAACCCCGAGATCAGGCCCGCCCATCTGTTGATGGCATTGCTGACGCAGAACGACGGCATCGCCGCGCCGCTGCTCGAGGCGGTCGGAGTTGACCCAGCGACCATTCGGACCGAGGCGGAGCGCCAGATCGCGCGGATGCCCAGTGCCAGCGGTGCCAACTCGACGCCGCAGCTGTCCCGGGAGTCGCTGGCCGCCATCACCGCCGCCCAGCAACTCGCCACCGAAATGGACGACGAGTACGTCTCCACCGAACACCTGCTGTTCGGGCTCGCCACCGGCGACTCCGAAGTGGCCAAGCTGCTCACCGGGCACGGCGCCTCACCGCAGGCGCTGCGGGACGCCTTCGTGAAGGTCCGCGGCAGCGCCCGCGTCACCAGTCCCGACCCCGAGGGCACCTACCAGGCGCTGGAGAAGTACTCCACCGACCTCACGGCCGCGGCCCGGGAAGGCAAGCTGGACCCGGTCATCGGACGCGACAACGAGATTCGCCGTGTCGTCCAGGTGTTGAGCCGCCGCACCAAGAACAACCCGGTGCTGATCGGCGAGCCCGGCGTCGGCAAGACCGCGATCGTCGAGGGTCTGGCCCAGCGCATCATCGCCGGCGACGTGCCGGAATCCCTGCGCGACAAGACCGTTGTCTCACTCGACCTGGGGTCCATGGTGGCCGGCGCCAAGTACCGCGGTGAATTCGAGGAGCGGCTCAAGGCCGTCCTCGACGACATCAAGAACTCGGCTGGTCAGGTCATCACCTTCATCGACGAGCTGCACACCATCGTGGGCGCCGGAGCCACCGGGGAGTCCGCGATGGACGCGGGCAACATGATCAAGCCCATGCTGGCCCGTGGCGAGCTGCGCCTGGTCGGTGCCACCACCCTCGACGAGTACCGCAAGTACATCGAGAAAGACGCCGCACTGGAGCGGCGCTTCCAGCAGGTGCTGGTGGGGGAGCCGTCGGTGGAGGACACCGTGGGCATCCTGCGTGGCCTCAAGGACCGCTACGAGGTGCACCACGGTGTGCGGATCACCGATTCCGCGCTGGTGGCTGCCGCCACGCTGAGTGACCGGTACATCACCAGCCGCTTCCTGCCCGACAAGGCCATCGACCTGGTGGATGAGGCGGCGTCGCGGCTACGGATGGAAATCGATTCCCGCCCAGTCGAAATCGACGAGGTGGAACGTCTGGTCCGTCGTCTCGAGATCGAAGAGATGGCCCTGGCCAAGGAAACCGACGCAGCATCGGTCGACCGGCTGGAGAAGCTGCGCGCCGAACTGGCCGACCACAAAGAGAAGCTCTCGGAACTGACCACCAGGTGGCAGAACGAAAAGGGCGCCATCGACGTGGTGCGTGAGCTCAAGGAACAGCTGGACAGCCTGCGCGGGGAATCCGAACGCGCCGAACGCGACGGCGACCTGGCCAAGGCTGCCGAGCTGCGCTACGGCCGCATCCCCGAGGTGGAGAAGAAGCTGGACGCGCTGCTGCCGGCGGCCGAGGCCCGCGAGAACGTCATGCTCAAGGAGGAGGTGGGTCCCGACGACATCGCCGACGTGGTGTCGGCCTGGACCGGCATCCCGGCCGGGCGCATGCTCGAGGGCGAGACCGCCAAGCTGCTGCGCATGGAGTCCGAACTCGGCAAACGGGTGATCGGCCAGCGCAAGGCAGTGACGGCCGTGTCCGACGCGGTGCGCCGCTCACGGGCCGGCGTCGCCGACCCCAACCGGCCGACCGGGTCGTTCATGTTCCTGGGCCCCACCGGCGTCGGTAAAACCGAGCTGGCCAAGGCACTGGCGGAATTCCTGTTCGACGACGAGCGCGCCATGGTGCGCATCGACATGAGCGAATACGGCGAGAAGCACTCGGTCGCACGGCTGGTCGGAGCGCCTCCGGGCTACATCGGCTACGACCAGGGCGGTCAATTGACCGAGGCGGTGCGGCGGCGTCCGTACACGGTGATCCTGTTCGACGAGATCGAGAAGGCACACCCCGATGTGTTCGACGTCCTGTTGCAGGTGCTCGACGAGGGCAGGCTGACCGACGGCCAAGGCCGCACGGTCGACTTCCGCAACACCATCTTGATCCTGACGTCGAACCTGGGTGCCGGCGGCACCGAGGAGATGGTGATGGCCGCGGTGCGCTCGGCGTTCAAGCCGGAGTTCATCAACCGGCTGGACGACGTGATCATCTTCGACGGGCTCAACCCCGAGGAGTTGGTCTCCATCGTCGACATCCAGCTGGCGCAGCTGCAGAAGCGGCTGGCGCAGCGCCGCCTCACGCTCGAGGTGTCGCTGCCGGCCAAGAAGTGGCTGGGGGAGCGCGGCTTCGACCCGCTCTACGGTGCCCGGCCGCTGCGCCGGCTGGTGCAGCAGGCCATCGGTGACCAGCTGGCCAAGATGCTGCTGGCCGGTGAGGTGCACGACGGCGACGTCGTGCCGGTGAACCTCAGCGCCGACGGCGAACACCTCATCCTCGGCTGA
- a CDS encoding VOC family protein, whose product MEIQHVLAVAPVTDLAAARSWYERLFGAEATNTPMPTLVEWRVTDSGWVQVFTDAERAGTAAVNLAVADLDAAVAELGGRGLAPGEIVTASKGVRLCSLTDPDGNTVTLIGGFRVAY is encoded by the coding sequence GTGGAGATCCAGCATGTCCTGGCTGTGGCCCCGGTCACCGATCTGGCGGCCGCGCGCTCCTGGTACGAGCGGTTGTTCGGCGCCGAGGCCACCAACACCCCGATGCCGACGTTGGTCGAGTGGCGGGTCACCGACTCCGGCTGGGTGCAGGTGTTTACCGACGCCGAGCGCGCCGGCACCGCGGCGGTGAATCTGGCCGTTGCCGACCTGGACGCCGCGGTGGCAGAACTCGGCGGACGCGGGCTGGCGCCCGGCGAGATCGTCACCGCCTCCAAGGGCGTCCGGTTGTGCTCGCTCACCGATCCCGACGGCAACACTGTGACGCTGATCGGCGGGTTCCGGGTCGCCTACTGA
- a CDS encoding SDR family NAD(P)-dependent oxidoreductase, translating into MVTGTHSYPPTALITGPTSGLGEGYARRLAFDGYDLVLVARDVDRLTGLADDLRARHGRRVEILPADLSVAEDRAAVVERVAAGVDILVNNAGFGTAGEFWSAEPALLQAQLDVNVTAVLHLTRAALPGMLAAGSGTVINIASVAGLVPGRGSTYSASKAWVVSFTEGLSGALAGTGVSVHAVCPGFVRTEFHRRAGIEMAGTREALWLTVEDVVRDSMAAVARGRVVIVPGWQYKVLTTASRLTPRTLVRALATTFGKGRNRT; encoded by the coding sequence GTGGTCACCGGAACACACTCGTATCCGCCCACGGCACTGATCACCGGGCCCACGTCCGGGCTGGGGGAGGGTTACGCACGCCGACTCGCCTTCGATGGCTACGACCTGGTGCTGGTGGCCCGTGATGTGGACCGCCTGACCGGACTGGCCGACGACCTGCGAGCGCGGCACGGCCGCCGGGTCGAAATTCTCCCCGCCGACCTGTCGGTGGCCGAGGACCGCGCCGCGGTGGTCGAACGGGTGGCCGCCGGAGTGGACATTCTGGTCAACAACGCCGGGTTCGGCACTGCAGGTGAATTCTGGAGCGCGGAGCCTGCGCTGCTGCAGGCTCAGCTGGACGTGAACGTGACGGCCGTGTTGCACCTGACTCGCGCCGCGCTGCCCGGCATGCTGGCCGCGGGTTCCGGGACCGTCATCAACATCGCCAGCGTCGCAGGCCTGGTGCCCGGCCGGGGTTCGACGTACTCGGCGTCCAAGGCCTGGGTGGTGTCGTTCACCGAGGGCCTGTCCGGCGCACTGGCGGGCACCGGCGTCAGCGTGCACGCGGTGTGCCCGGGATTCGTCCGCACCGAGTTCCACCGGCGGGCCGGCATCGAGATGGCGGGCACGCGAGAGGCACTCTGGCTGACCGTCGAGGACGTGGTGCGCGACAGCATGGCGGCGGTGGCCAGAGGGCGTGTCGTCATTGTCCCCGGCTGGCAGTACAAGGTCCTGACCACGGCGAGCCGGCTGACGCCGCGCACGCTGGTCCGCGCACTCGCCACCACTTTCGGAAAAGGCCGCAACAGAACGTGA
- the ttfA gene encoding trehalose monomycolate transport factor TtfA, which yields MVPLWFTLSALCFVGAGVLLYVDHDRRRGLGRRRKSWARSHGFDFEPESADILERWKRGVMSTVGDVSARNVVLGQIRGEAVFIFDLEDVATVIALHRKVGTNVVMDLRLKGIKEPRENDMWLLGAIGPRMVYSTNLDAARRACDRRMVTFAHTAPDCAEVMWNEQNWTLVSMPISSTRAQWDEGLRTVRQFNDLLRVLPPIPQQAALAGSPRRNASPGRPLAPAGRAGELPPARAGELPPVPGVSPDMARREPDQREPVRRTPPIGRQAPHLQR from the coding sequence ATGGTCCCGCTCTGGTTCACACTGTCCGCACTCTGTTTCGTGGGTGCGGGTGTTTTGCTGTACGTCGATCACGATCGACGTCGTGGGCTCGGCCGTCGCCGCAAGTCGTGGGCACGTTCCCACGGTTTCGACTTCGAGCCGGAGTCCGCGGACATCCTCGAGCGCTGGAAGCGCGGCGTGATGTCCACGGTCGGCGACGTCTCCGCGCGCAACGTCGTGCTGGGACAGATCCGTGGGGAAGCGGTCTTCATCTTCGATCTCGAGGACGTGGCCACCGTCATCGCGTTGCACCGCAAGGTCGGCACCAACGTGGTGATGGATCTGCGACTCAAGGGCATCAAGGAACCGCGCGAGAACGACATGTGGCTGCTGGGCGCCATCGGGCCCCGGATGGTGTACTCCACCAATCTGGACGCCGCACGCCGCGCTTGCGACCGCCGCATGGTGACGTTCGCGCACACCGCACCGGACTGCGCCGAAGTCATGTGGAACGAGCAGAACTGGACGCTCGTCTCGATGCCGATCAGCAGCACCCGCGCCCAGTGGGACGAGGGACTGCGCACCGTCCGGCAGTTCAACGATCTGCTACGTGTGCTGCCGCCCATCCCACAGCAGGCCGCACTGGCGGGGTCCCCGCGTCGCAACGCGTCGCCGGGCCGCCCGCTGGCCCCCGCCGGGCGTGCCGGCGAGTTGCCGCCGGCCCGGGCGGGCGAACTGCCCCCGGTTCCCGGTGTGTCCCCCGACATGGCGCGGCGTGAGCCCGACCAGCGGGAACCGGTCCGGCGCACACCGCCGATCGGGCGCCAGGCACCGCATCTGCAGCGCTAG
- the pyrE gene encoding orotate phosphoribosyltransferase: protein MTHTDRAELAALVRELAVVRGRVILSSGKESDYYVDLRRATLHHRASRLIGSLMRELTSDWDYAGVGGLTLGADPVATAIMHADGRPVDAFVVRKSAKTHGMQKLIEGFDVAGQRVLVVEDTSTTGASPLTAVRAVRDAGGHVVGVATVVDRATGAAEIIEAEGVPYRSALGLEDLGLG, encoded by the coding sequence ATGACCCACACCGACCGTGCTGAGCTGGCCGCCCTGGTGCGCGAGCTGGCCGTGGTGCGCGGCCGCGTCATCCTGTCCTCGGGCAAGGAATCGGACTACTACGTCGACCTGCGCCGAGCCACCCTGCACCACAGGGCCTCCCGGTTGATCGGCTCGCTGATGCGCGAGCTCACCAGCGACTGGGACTACGCCGGCGTGGGTGGCCTGACGCTCGGGGCCGACCCGGTCGCCACCGCGATCATGCACGCCGACGGCCGACCGGTCGACGCGTTCGTGGTGCGCAAATCCGCCAAGACACACGGTATGCAGAAACTCATCGAGGGCTTCGACGTCGCCGGCCAGCGGGTCCTGGTGGTCGAGGACACCAGCACCACGGGTGCCTCTCCGCTGACCGCTGTCCGCGCGGTGCGCGACGCCGGGGGCCACGTGGTGGGGGTCGCGACTGTGGTGGACCGGGCCACCGGAGCCGCAGAGATCATCGAGGCCGAAGGTGTGCCCTACCGCAGCGCGCTGGGCCTCGAGGACCTGGGGCTGGGGTGA